In Methylocystis echinoides, one genomic interval encodes:
- the metK gene encoding methionine adenosyltransferase, with translation MTRKNYLFTSESVSEGHPDKVCDRISDEIVDEFFREGAKAGIDPYAIRVAAETLATTNRVVIAGEVRGPHISFDRIIQIARNAIRAIGYEQRGFHWNTANIEVLLHEQSVDIAQGVDASGNKDEGAGDQGIMFGYATNETPDLMPAPLYYSHKILELLAQARHSGEEKGLGPDAKSQVTVRYENGKPVEATQIVLSHQHVDESLTPADIRRIAEPYIRRALPEGWITSNTVWHVNPTGKFFIGGPDGDTGLTGRKIIVDTYGGAAPHGGGAFSGKDPTKVDRSAAYAARYLAKNVVAAGLADRCTLQLAYAIGVAEPLSIYVDLHGTGQVPEDKLEAVLPQLVRLTPRGLREHLQLNRPIYARTSAYGHFGRAPEADGGFSWEKTDLVDQLRSHFR, from the coding sequence TCAGAAGGCCATCCTGATAAGGTTTGTGATCGTATTTCAGACGAGATTGTCGACGAGTTCTTCCGTGAGGGCGCCAAGGCGGGGATCGACCCCTACGCCATCCGCGTCGCCGCCGAGACCCTCGCCACCACGAACCGCGTCGTCATCGCCGGCGAAGTCCGCGGGCCGCATATCTCCTTCGACCGGATCATCCAGATCGCCCGCAACGCGATTCGCGCCATCGGCTACGAGCAGCGCGGCTTCCATTGGAACACCGCCAATATCGAGGTGCTGCTGCACGAGCAGTCCGTCGACATCGCGCAGGGCGTCGACGCCAGCGGCAATAAGGACGAGGGCGCCGGCGATCAGGGCATCATGTTCGGCTACGCGACGAACGAAACGCCCGACCTGATGCCGGCCCCGCTGTATTATTCGCACAAGATTCTGGAGCTGCTCGCCCAGGCGCGCCATTCCGGCGAGGAAAAGGGACTGGGTCCCGACGCCAAGAGCCAGGTCACGGTCCGCTATGAGAACGGCAAGCCGGTCGAGGCGACGCAGATCGTGCTGTCACATCAGCATGTCGACGAGAGCCTGACCCCGGCCGACATTCGCCGCATCGCCGAGCCCTACATTCGCCGGGCGCTCCCGGAGGGCTGGATCACCAGCAACACGGTCTGGCACGTCAATCCGACCGGCAAGTTCTTCATCGGCGGCCCGGATGGCGACACCGGACTTACGGGCCGCAAGATCATCGTCGACACCTATGGCGGCGCGGCGCCGCATGGCGGCGGCGCCTTCTCGGGCAAGGACCCCACCAAGGTCGACCGTTCCGCCGCCTATGCCGCCCGCTATCTCGCCAAGAATGTCGTCGCCGCCGGCCTCGCCGACCGCTGCACGCTCCAGCTCGCCTACGCCATCGGCGTCGCCGAGCCGCTGTCGATCTATGTCGATCTGCATGGCACGGGACAGGTTCCGGAGGACAAGCTCGAGGCGGTCCTGCCGCAACTGGTGCGCCTCACGCCGCGCGGCCTTCGTGAACATCTCCAGCTCAACCGCCCGATCTATGCGCGCACCTCCGCCTATGGCCATTTTGGCCGCGCGCCGGAAGCGGACGGCGGGTTCTCCTGGGAAAAGACCGACCTCGTCGATCAGCTGCGGTCGCATTTCCGCTGA
- a CDS encoding co-chaperone YbbN, with amino-acid sequence MVDLANTAVGSTKVVETTVERFRADVLEPSMRAVVLVDFWAPWCGPCKQLAPVLERVVAATGGKALLVKMNIDNEPEIAGQLGIKSIPAVVAFQRGRPVDGFVGALPESQIKGFLERIVGPIEDATDALEAAQALIEAGDVAAAHELLSQLANEEPLNPKAVAMLARLYVGAGQLDPARALLDRLPESARKDTDVAAALAAIENAAAAQDLGEIEDLKTRIAFDPNDLQAYFDLALALNAKDRRDEAANALLEIIRRDRSWNDDGARKQLVQFFEAWGPMDKAAIAARRRLSTMLFA; translated from the coding sequence ATGGTCGATTTGGCGAATACGGCGGTCGGTTCGACGAAAGTCGTCGAGACGACGGTGGAGCGTTTTCGCGCGGATGTGCTCGAACCCTCCATGCGCGCTGTCGTGCTGGTTGATTTCTGGGCTCCCTGGTGCGGCCCCTGCAAACAGCTCGCGCCCGTGCTCGAACGGGTCGTCGCTGCGACGGGCGGCAAGGCCCTGCTCGTCAAGATGAACATCGACAACGAGCCGGAGATCGCCGGCCAGCTCGGCATCAAGTCGATCCCGGCCGTGGTCGCCTTTCAGCGCGGGCGGCCCGTCGACGGCTTCGTCGGCGCCTTGCCGGAGAGCCAGATCAAAGGCTTTCTGGAGCGCATCGTCGGACCGATCGAGGACGCGACGGACGCGCTCGAGGCGGCGCAGGCGCTGATCGAGGCCGGCGACGTCGCCGCTGCGCACGAGCTTTTGTCGCAACTCGCGAATGAGGAGCCGCTCAACCCCAAGGCCGTGGCGATGCTGGCGCGCCTTTATGTCGGCGCCGGGCAGCTCGACCCGGCGCGCGCGCTGCTCGATCGCCTGCCCGAATCGGCCCGTAAAGACACCGACGTCGCGGCCGCCCTGGCGGCGATCGAAAACGCCGCGGCCGCGCAGGATCTCGGCGAAATCGAGGACCTGAAGACGCGGATCGCTTTTGATCCCAATGACTTGCAGGCCTATTTCGATCTTGCGCTCGCGCTCAACGCCAAGGACCGGCGCGATGAAGCGGCCAATGCGCTTCTTGAAATCATCCGGCGGGACCGTAGTTGGAACGATGACGGGGCGAGAAAGCAGCTCGTCCAGTTTTTCGAGGCGTGGGGACCGATGGACAAGGCCGCGATTGCAGCGCGGCGTCGCCTCTCCACGATGCTCTTCGCTTGA
- a CDS encoding LON peptidase substrate-binding domain-containing protein, with amino-acid sequence MSLNCPYTDIRELPEILPVFPLAGAVLLPRGELPLNVFEPRYVAMIDAAISDERLIGMIQPLQSGNGATPPQLFQIGCAGRITRFAETGDGRYLITLTGVARFRIGEEVTEHTPYRRFKVNYEGFQPDLLPGAGENAVDRESMVAMLRSFAESSKLEIDWASIDAAPTETLVNALAMMSPFGANEKQALVEAIDLKTRAETLVALAKLDLAQREGEGQQWH; translated from the coding sequence ATGAGCCTGAATTGCCCCTACACGGACATCAGGGAGTTGCCGGAAATCCTTCCGGTCTTTCCGCTCGCGGGAGCGGTGCTCCTGCCGCGCGGCGAACTCCCGCTCAACGTTTTCGAGCCGCGTTACGTCGCGATGATCGACGCCGCCATCTCGGATGAGCGGCTCATTGGCATGATCCAACCGCTCCAGAGCGGCAATGGCGCCACGCCGCCGCAGCTCTTCCAGATCGGCTGCGCCGGCCGCATCACCCGCTTCGCGGAGACGGGCGACGGGCGGTATCTCATCACGCTCACGGGCGTTGCGCGCTTCCGCATCGGCGAAGAAGTCACCGAGCACACGCCCTATCGGCGCTTCAAAGTCAATTACGAGGGTTTTCAGCCGGACTTATTGCCCGGCGCCGGCGAAAACGCCGTAGATCGCGAAAGCATGGTGGCCATGTTGCGCAGCTTCGCCGAATCTTCGAAACTCGAGATCGATTGGGCCAGCATCGACGCCGCGCCCACGGAAACATTGGTCAATGCGCTGGCGATGATGTCTCCGTTCGGCGCCAATGAAAAGCAGGCGCTGGTCGAGGCTATCGATTTGAAGACCCGTGCGGAAACCCTCGTCGCCCTCGCCAAGCTCGATCTGGCGCAACGCGAAGGCGAAGGGCAACAATGGCATTGA
- the trmB gene encoding tRNA (guanosine(46)-N7)-methyltransferase TrmB translates to MTEEAHPPRRRLYGRSKGKALRPHQTDLIATLLPRLALDLSQPLPLRPDHETRLEIGFGGGEHLIEAAAREPQVDFLGCEPFVNGMAKLLSRIAARGVDNIRLYQGDAAEALDRLPDACLSKVYLFYPDPWPKRRHRKRRFVSEENLARLARVLRPGGELRFATDIDDYAAWTLARLRACDAFRWRAQSAEDWRTPWEGWTQTKYEAKAMAAGRRPVYLTFIRKAD, encoded by the coding sequence ATGACCGAAGAGGCTCATCCGCCGCGGCGCCGGCTCTATGGCCGCTCCAAGGGCAAGGCCCTGCGCCCGCATCAGACCGATCTGATCGCGACGTTGCTGCCGAGGCTCGCGCTTGATCTGTCGCAGCCCCTGCCGCTGCGTCCGGACCATGAAACGCGACTTGAAATCGGCTTCGGCGGCGGCGAGCATCTGATCGAGGCGGCGGCGCGCGAGCCGCAGGTCGATTTTCTCGGCTGCGAGCCTTTCGTCAACGGCATGGCCAAGCTGCTCTCCCGCATCGCGGCGCGCGGGGTCGACAATATCCGGCTCTACCAGGGCGACGCCGCCGAGGCGCTGGACCGCCTGCCGGACGCGTGTCTCTCGAAGGTCTACCTTTTCTACCCCGATCCCTGGCCCAAGCGGCGCCATCGCAAGCGACGTTTCGTCTCGGAAGAGAATTTGGCGCGGCTGGCGCGGGTCTTGCGGCCGGGCGGCGAACTGCGCTTTGCAACCGACATCGACGACTACGCCGCCTGGACGCTGGCGCGGCTGCGCGCTTGCGACGCATTCCGCTGGCGCGCGCAATCGGCCGAAGATTGGCGCACGCCTTGGGAGGGCTGGACGCAAACCAAATATGAGGCCAAAGCGATGGCGGCGGGTCGCCGCCCGGTCTATCTGACATTCATCAGAAAGGCCGACTGA